The following proteins come from a genomic window of Crateriforma spongiae:
- a CDS encoding zinc-binding alcohol dehydrogenase family protein produces MKALQLSEPKRWEIVDIQAPGKPGPGEAVVKIHRVGVCGTDLGGYLGKFPFFSYPRIPGHELGVEVVAVGEGVKNVSVGQFCAVEPYINCQQCYSCRRGFTNCCEHHQTLGVMCDGGLAEQMTLPARKLHPSGNLTMDQAALVETLAIGCHAVDRSKLQGKENILILGAGPIGLSALEFAKLTGARVIIADLVESRLEFVRQRMGVQDTVQIKGDDSDIEAIRDLTDGQFADVVIDATGHNGSMVRSMEFAAFAGRVVYVGITQQNLDFPHAAFFHRRELNLMASRNALSPDFPRIIRLIDAGIIDTQPWITHHASFNEVPDVFESWTRPETGVIKAVIEV; encoded by the coding sequence ATGAAAGCACTGCAGTTAAGCGAACCCAAACGTTGGGAAATCGTTGATATTCAGGCTCCCGGCAAACCCGGTCCCGGCGAAGCCGTTGTCAAAATTCATCGCGTGGGCGTTTGCGGAACGGACCTGGGTGGCTACCTGGGTAAGTTCCCGTTCTTTTCCTACCCACGCATCCCCGGGCACGAATTGGGCGTGGAAGTCGTGGCCGTCGGTGAAGGCGTCAAGAACGTCTCGGTCGGCCAGTTCTGTGCGGTTGAACCGTACATCAATTGCCAACAGTGCTATTCGTGTCGCCGTGGGTTCACCAACTGTTGTGAACATCATCAAACATTGGGCGTCATGTGCGATGGCGGCTTGGCCGAACAGATGACGCTGCCGGCGCGAAAGCTGCACCCTTCAGGCAACCTCACCATGGACCAAGCCGCATTGGTGGAAACATTGGCCATCGGCTGTCACGCGGTGGACCGCAGCAAACTGCAGGGCAAAGAAAACATCTTGATCTTGGGTGCCGGTCCGATCGGCTTGTCGGCTTTGGAGTTCGCAAAGCTGACGGGCGCACGCGTTATCATCGCCGACTTGGTGGAATCACGTCTGGAGTTCGTTCGCCAGCGTATGGGGGTGCAAGACACCGTCCAAATCAAAGGCGACGATTCGGATATCGAAGCGATCCGCGACTTGACCGACGGCCAATTTGCCGACGTGGTGATCGATGCCACCGGTCACAACGGGTCGATGGTCCGCAGCATGGAATTCGCCGCCTTTGCCGGTCGGGTTGTTTACGTGGGAATCACGCAACAGAACCTGGACTTTCCCCACGCGGCGTTTTTCCATCGCCGCGAACTGAACTTGATGGCCAGCCGCAACGCGTTGTCGCCGGACTTCCCACGCATCATTCGCCTAATTGATGCCGGTATCATCGACACCCAACCGTGGATCACGCACCACGCGTCATTCAACGAAGTCCCAGATGTGTTCGAATCGTGGACGCGACCGGAAACCGGAGTCATCAAAGCGGTTATCGAGGTTTGA
- the fucP gene encoding L-fucose:H+ symporter permease, with product MADSTVPVDSPVPSPATAESEATVVPSKFLFPFILVTSLFALWGFANDVTNPLVKAFKEIFLISNAQSSLVQTAFYGGYATMAIPAALVIRRFSFKTGILLGLGLYAIGALLFIPASMNMQFGLFLVALYVLTFGLAFLETTANPYILSMGPPETATRRLNLAQAFNPIGSLTGMIVASQFILPNLQVADFRQQQVDANPAYQEMLPSEVDGLVTQALEDYSVANPTEHQAMQAHDLGVVRVPYVVIGVVVIAVLLVFAISKMPDTGREHEQISLGKLTLKLATFRYLGGVFAQAFYVGAQIMCWTFIIHYGMTLLGMTAAEAQRHNIAAMIIFLTSRFICTFILKYLRPGLLLGILAIGGMLLTAGAIFVQGYAGIYCLVGVSACMSLMFPTIYGLALDGLNPEDGKLASAGLIFAIVGGALMPRFQGQIIDMNAFNFAGMELESVRVSFVLPLICFVVIAIYGFAMSMTQRPTSTSA from the coding sequence ATGGCCGATTCCACCGTCCCGGTCGACTCACCCGTCCCATCCCCAGCGACCGCCGAAAGTGAAGCGACGGTCGTCCCATCGAAGTTCTTGTTTCCATTCATTTTGGTCACGTCATTGTTTGCCCTGTGGGGCTTCGCCAACGATGTAACCAATCCGCTGGTCAAAGCGTTCAAAGAGATCTTTCTGATCAGCAACGCTCAAAGCTCGTTGGTGCAAACGGCTTTTTATGGCGGTTATGCAACGATGGCGATCCCGGCCGCGTTGGTCATCCGTCGGTTTTCGTTCAAGACGGGGATCCTACTGGGCCTAGGGCTGTATGCGATCGGCGCCCTGTTGTTCATTCCCGCCAGCATGAACATGCAATTCGGTTTGTTCCTGGTCGCACTGTACGTGTTGACGTTCGGCTTGGCCTTTTTGGAAACCACCGCCAACCCTTACATTCTTTCGATGGGGCCACCGGAAACGGCCACACGACGTCTGAACCTGGCCCAAGCGTTTAATCCCATCGGTTCATTGACGGGGATGATTGTTGCCAGCCAATTCATCCTGCCCAACTTGCAAGTCGCCGATTTTCGCCAGCAGCAAGTCGACGCAAACCCGGCTTATCAGGAAATGCTTCCCAGCGAAGTCGACGGTTTGGTCACCCAGGCACTGGAAGACTACAGCGTTGCAAACCCGACCGAACACCAAGCCATGCAAGCGCACGACTTGGGCGTTGTGCGTGTCCCCTATGTGGTGATCGGCGTGGTCGTGATCGCCGTCCTATTGGTTTTCGCAATTTCGAAAATGCCGGACACCGGACGCGAACATGAACAGATATCACTGGGCAAACTGACATTGAAACTGGCGACGTTCCGCTATCTGGGCGGGGTGTTTGCTCAAGCGTTCTACGTCGGCGCACAAATCATGTGTTGGACGTTCATCATTCACTATGGAATGACACTATTGGGGATGACGGCGGCCGAAGCCCAACGCCACAACATCGCCGCGATGATCATCTTTTTGACCAGCCGGTTCATCTGCACCTTCATCCTGAAATATCTCCGCCCGGGATTGCTGTTGGGCATCCTGGCGATCGGCGGGATGCTGCTGACCGCGGGAGCCATTTTTGTTCAAGGCTATGCGGGGATCTATTGCCTGGTCGGCGTCAGCGCCTGCATGTCACTGATGTTCCCAACGATCTATGGATTGGCACTGGATGGCCTGAATCCGGAAGACGGCAAACTGGCGTCGGCCGGCCTGATCTTTGCCATCGTCGGCGGTGCATTGATGCCGCGTTTCCAAGGCCAAATCATCGACATGAACGCGTTCAACTTTGCCGGAATGGAACTGGAATCCGTCCGTGTTTCCTTTGTTCTGCCGCTGATCTGTTTTGTCGTCATTGCCATCTATGGATTTGCAATGTCGATGACCCAGCGTCCCACCAGCACATCCGCCTAA
- a CDS encoding alpha-L-fucosidase produces the protein MNKTLFGAAVLLGTLASPVWGQDATTHPELAPHPAVAPAVEKIDQAAKDGPFQPEWDSLSTYKIPQWYKDAKFGIFIHWGAYSVPAFGSEWYPRQMYIDTKRRGDNFFEHHRETYGPQKTFGYKDFIPEFKAEKFDAAAWAKLFKDTGARYVIPVAEHHDGFPMYDCAFTKWDASEMGPHRDVIAELADAVRAEGLHFGLSSHRAFNWQYYVRSEDYDNANPEFAGLYGRPMPFLFKPGADKYQENFEPHDDQFKDDWLARTCELVDKYQPEVMWFDFGIAPRVIESYDSNPFADHLKRFAAYYYNKTSGDDDSLGIINYKFQAFPESAAVLDKERSKMAGIREPFWQTDTAVSASSWGYTQNQKYKTPDRLVDDLVDIVSKNGCLLLNVGPRPDGTIPEEDQAILKAIGGWLKINGESIYGTEFWSTFGEGPTTVSTGHVSESKDKPFTAEDVRFTKKGDVIYATIMDWPESGQINIRTLAAGSEHWPGQIESIELLGSESPLEYDRTQEGLKITLPEKRPCDYAYVFKLR, from the coding sequence ATGAATAAAACCCTTTTCGGTGCCGCCGTTTTGCTCGGCACGCTCGCGTCGCCAGTTTGGGGCCAGGACGCGACCACGCACCCCGAATTAGCGCCGCATCCCGCCGTCGCCCCGGCTGTTGAAAAAATCGACCAGGCTGCAAAGGACGGTCCATTCCAGCCCGAATGGGACTCGCTATCCACCTACAAAATCCCACAGTGGTACAAAGACGCAAAGTTCGGGATCTTTATCCACTGGGGTGCCTACAGCGTGCCGGCCTTCGGCAGTGAATGGTACCCGCGTCAGATGTACATCGATACGAAACGCCGCGGTGACAACTTTTTCGAACATCACCGTGAAACCTATGGACCACAAAAGACTTTTGGTTACAAGGATTTCATCCCAGAATTCAAAGCCGAAAAGTTTGACGCCGCCGCATGGGCCAAGCTTTTTAAGGATACCGGTGCACGCTATGTGATCCCCGTCGCCGAACACCACGACGGATTCCCCATGTACGACTGTGCGTTCACCAAATGGGACGCTTCGGAAATGGGACCGCACCGTGACGTGATCGCCGAACTGGCCGATGCCGTCCGTGCCGAAGGCCTGCACTTTGGGCTCAGCAGCCACCGCGCTTTCAACTGGCAGTACTACGTCCGCAGCGAAGATTACGACAACGCAAACCCCGAATTCGCAGGTTTGTACGGTCGCCCGATGCCTTTCTTGTTCAAGCCCGGTGCCGACAAGTATCAAGAGAACTTTGAACCGCACGACGACCAATTCAAAGATGATTGGTTGGCACGCACCTGCGAACTGGTCGACAAGTACCAGCCGGAAGTGATGTGGTTCGACTTTGGAATCGCTCCTCGCGTTATCGAATCTTACGACTCCAATCCCTTTGCCGATCACCTGAAACGTTTTGCCGCGTACTACTACAACAAGACGTCCGGCGACGACGACAGCTTGGGAATCATCAACTACAAGTTCCAAGCGTTTCCCGAATCGGCTGCGGTTTTGGACAAAGAACGCTCCAAGATGGCCGGTATTCGTGAACCGTTCTGGCAAACCGACACGGCGGTCAGCGCCAGTTCGTGGGGCTACACCCAGAACCAGAAATACAAGACGCCGGATCGCTTGGTCGACGACTTGGTGGACATCGTTTCCAAAAATGGTTGCCTGCTGCTGAACGTCGGTCCGCGTCCCGACGGCACCATTCCCGAGGAAGATCAAGCAATCCTGAAAGCGATCGGCGGATGGCTGAAGATCAACGGCGAATCGATCTACGGCACCGAATTCTGGTCCACCTTCGGCGAAGGCCCGACGACAGTTTCCACCGGTCACGTTTCGGAATCCAAAGACAAGCCGTTCACCGCCGAAGACGTTCGCTTCACCAAAAAGGGCGACGTGATCTATGCGACGATCATGGATTGGCCGGAATCCGGTCAAATCAACATCCGCACTTTGGCTGCGGGATCGGAACACTGGCCCGGACAAATCGAATCGATTGAATTGCTGGGATCCGAAAGCCCCTTGGAATACGACCGCACCCAGGAAGGGCTGAAGATCACGTTGCCTGAAAAACGTCCCTGCGATTACGCCTACGTTTTCAAGCTCCGCTAA
- a CDS encoding sugar phosphate isomerase/epimerase family protein has protein sequence MIKSAITVSLVEEAKGGPFVYWNGLDDACSEAARLGFDAIEIFAPSADAVDVDKLLPTLQQHELKVAAVGTGAGMVKHGLSLTDPDKDRREKACQFVESIIHFGGRLSAPAIIGSMQGRWGGDLDRDAALGLLAESINRLAPIAAEHDVPLIYEPLNRYETNLLTTVADACGFLRTLDTDNVKLLADLFHMNIEEADIAQAIRDGGNDIGHIHFVDSNRQAVGLGHMDFAPITRALQDIRFDGYLSAEAFPLPDSDTAAVKTIEAFRDFFPR, from the coding sequence ATGATCAAGTCAGCCATCACCGTCAGCTTGGTCGAAGAAGCCAAGGGCGGCCCTTTTGTCTATTGGAACGGACTGGACGATGCCTGCAGCGAAGCAGCACGCCTGGGCTTTGATGCCATCGAAATCTTCGCCCCTTCGGCCGATGCGGTCGACGTGGACAAACTTCTGCCGACGCTGCAGCAGCATGAGCTGAAGGTTGCCGCGGTGGGCACCGGCGCGGGCATGGTCAAACACGGGCTAAGCCTGACCGACCCCGACAAAGATCGTCGCGAAAAGGCATGCCAATTCGTCGAATCCATCATTCATTTTGGTGGTCGATTGTCGGCGCCCGCGATCATTGGATCGATGCAGGGACGCTGGGGCGGCGACCTGGATCGTGACGCGGCTTTGGGATTGCTTGCCGAATCAATCAATCGTTTGGCCCCGATCGCTGCGGAACATGACGTGCCGCTGATCTATGAACCGCTGAACCGCTACGAGACCAATTTGCTGACCACCGTGGCCGACGCCTGCGGTTTCTTGCGAACCCTGGACACGGACAACGTCAAACTGCTGGCCGATTTGTTCCATATGAACATCGAAGAGGCCGACATTGCCCAGGCGATCCGCGATGGCGGCAACGACATCGGACACATTCACTTTGTGGATTCCAACCGACAGGCCGTCGGTTTGGGACACATGGATTTTGCGCCGATCACCCGGGCGCTCCAGGACATCCGATTTGACGGCTATCTTTCGGCCGAAGCATTCCCGCTGCCCGATTCGGATACCGCCGCGGTCAAGACAATCGAAGCTTTCCGCGACTTCTTTCCCCGATAA
- a CDS encoding TIGR04053 family radical SAM/SPASM domain-containing protein, with translation MIAPFRPSSNPLHQRTRASFDHSPMLCFYEVTRACDLVCQHCRACAQPKSDPGELTTAESKLLIDQLAQFPQPPMLILTGGDPLKRADLFELIRYAVESGLEVSITPSPTPLVTAEAIGRLRDAGISRMAISIDGADAATHDANRGVSGSYEHSMRMLATAADLGVSTQINTTLTPANVDQIETMADQFATVRTDMWSVFFLIPVGRAAESDRLNADQCEAAFERLYQQSLKQPYRIKTTEAMHYRRFIIQKHAAKRRREGKLDDETTRPFMPAGINDGKGVMFVSHIGVVHPTGFLPVTCGVFPRQSVVDVYQNSPVFQKLRDASYLEGKCGCCEFNKICGGSRARAYGVTGNMFAEDPDCCYFPSSVRRSDDESQD, from the coding sequence ATGATCGCGCCCTTTCGCCCCAGTTCGAATCCTCTGCACCAACGAACACGAGCGTCGTTCGATCACAGCCCGATGCTGTGTTTCTATGAAGTCACGCGGGCCTGCGATTTGGTTTGCCAACACTGCCGTGCTTGCGCGCAGCCCAAAAGCGATCCTGGCGAATTGACGACGGCGGAATCAAAACTTCTGATCGACCAGTTGGCCCAATTCCCCCAGCCACCGATGTTGATCTTGACCGGTGGCGATCCGCTGAAACGCGCCGACCTTTTTGAACTGATTCGTTATGCCGTCGAAAGCGGTTTGGAGGTTTCGATCACCCCCAGCCCGACACCGCTGGTCACCGCGGAAGCGATTGGACGATTGCGAGATGCCGGGATTTCACGGATGGCGATCAGCATTGACGGCGCGGACGCGGCGACGCATGACGCCAACCGAGGCGTTTCGGGAAGTTATGAACACAGCATGCGAATGCTTGCCACCGCCGCCGACCTTGGTGTCAGCACCCAAATCAACACCACCCTGACGCCTGCCAATGTGGACCAGATCGAAACCATGGCAGACCAGTTTGCCACGGTTCGCACGGACATGTGGTCGGTGTTTTTCTTGATCCCGGTGGGACGCGCCGCCGAAAGTGATCGTCTGAACGCCGATCAATGCGAAGCAGCTTTTGAACGACTGTATCAGCAGTCACTGAAACAGCCTTATCGCATCAAAACCACCGAAGCGATGCATTACCGCCGCTTCATCATTCAGAAGCATGCCGCGAAACGTCGCCGCGAAGGCAAATTGGATGACGAAACGACGCGTCCGTTCATGCCGGCGGGAATCAACGACGGAAAAGGCGTGATGTTCGTCAGCCACATCGGTGTCGTTCATCCGACCGGCTTTCTGCCGGTGACCTGTGGTGTGTTCCCCCGGCAAAGCGTCGTCGACGTTTACCAGAATTCACCGGTCTTTCAAAAGCTTCGCGACGCCTCCTACTTGGAAGGCAAATGCGGCTGCTGTGAATTCAACAAGATTTGTGGCGGTTCGCGTGCCCGCGCCTATGGCGTGACGGGCAACATGTTCGCCGAAGATCCCGACTGTTGTTATTTCCCATCGTCGGTTCGCCGATCCGACGACGAATCACAGGATTGA
- a CDS encoding arylsulfatase: MLFRSFAHSKFAFFAALLVLSTPPCLADAGARPNVVVILTDDQGWGDLSVHGNRNLSTPHIDSLARDGVTLEQFLVCSVCAPTRAEFLTGRYYPRTGVSGVSTGQERLNPDEFTIGELFQDAGYATGIFGKWHNGTQPPYHPNDQGFDEFYGFTSGHWGHYFSPPLEHNGTMVRGNGYVADDFTDHAIEFIRKHREQKFFCYLPFNTPHSPMMVDDRFYDKFEDAAIDPRHRDPQREDLAMTRAALAMCENIDWNVGRLLSEIEGLHLSEQTIVVFFCDNGPNSYRFNGGMKGKKGSIDEGGVRSPCFIRWPGQIDGGQRIEHLTAALDLMPTLAEFAGIDWQPPKPIDGKNLLPLFRRSQGAWPERTIFSIRGNQISARTDRFRLDAKGHLFDLRQDLGQTTDVASRHPDLTTRLKKQAAEFGESMRQAFDANTDRPFTVGYRAKTRLPARDGTPHGLIRRSSKAPNNSFFVNWVDASDHIDWPIDIGQTGLYEAVVHYTCAPSNVGVRIGAAANDASTSVLVSVAFDPPLYAKPKERVKESHYFVKDFRALSLGTLNLTQGRTTLRLFASEPQGPGIIDVHSVELNRID; encoded by the coding sequence TTGCTCTTTCGAAGCTTCGCTCATTCCAAATTCGCGTTTTTTGCCGCGTTGTTGGTTTTATCAACGCCACCATGCCTGGCTGATGCCGGCGCGCGTCCCAACGTCGTGGTGATTTTGACAGACGACCAGGGTTGGGGGGACCTAAGCGTTCATGGAAATCGCAATCTAAGCACACCCCACATCGATTCGTTAGCTCGCGACGGCGTCACGCTGGAACAGTTTTTGGTCTGTTCGGTCTGTGCCCCCACACGTGCCGAGTTCTTGACCGGTCGCTATTACCCACGAACCGGTGTCAGCGGCGTAAGCACAGGCCAAGAGCGTCTGAATCCAGACGAATTCACGATCGGCGAACTCTTCCAAGATGCGGGTTACGCCACGGGAATCTTTGGCAAGTGGCATAACGGCACGCAGCCTCCCTATCATCCCAACGACCAAGGCTTTGACGAGTTTTACGGTTTCACTTCCGGCCACTGGGGACACTATTTCAGTCCCCCACTGGAACACAACGGCACGATGGTGCGCGGCAACGGTTACGTCGCGGACGATTTTACCGACCACGCGATTGAGTTCATCCGCAAGCATCGTGAGCAGAAGTTTTTCTGCTATTTGCCGTTCAATACGCCGCATTCGCCGATGATGGTCGACGACCGGTTCTACGACAAGTTTGAAGATGCCGCGATCGATCCACGACATCGCGATCCACAGCGTGAAGACTTGGCGATGACGCGGGCGGCACTGGCGATGTGCGAGAACATCGATTGGAACGTCGGGCGACTGCTATCGGAGATCGAAGGCTTGCACCTGAGCGAACAAACCATCGTCGTGTTCTTTTGCGATAACGGGCCCAATTCGTATCGCTTCAATGGTGGCATGAAGGGCAAGAAGGGATCGATCGATGAAGGTGGCGTGCGCAGCCCCTGTTTCATTCGTTGGCCGGGCCAGATCGATGGCGGACAGCGAATCGAACACCTAACAGCGGCGTTGGACCTGATGCCAACGCTGGCCGAATTTGCCGGGATCGACTGGCAACCGCCGAAACCGATCGACGGAAAAAACTTGCTGCCACTGTTTCGGCGATCACAAGGCGCATGGCCGGAGCGAACAATCTTCTCCATTCGAGGCAACCAAATCAGTGCGCGCACCGACCGTTTTCGATTGGATGCGAAGGGGCATTTATTCGACTTGCGGCAAGATTTGGGTCAGACGACCGACGTGGCATCACGACACCCCGATTTGACCACCAGACTGAAGAAGCAAGCTGCGGAATTCGGCGAATCCATGCGACAGGCATTCGACGCCAATACGGATCGCCCCTTCACTGTCGGCTATCGCGCAAAGACGCGACTGCCCGCGCGGGATGGAACGCCACACGGATTGATTCGTCGCAGTTCCAAAGCGCCGAACAATTCATTCTTCGTCAATTGGGTCGATGCATCGGATCACATTGATTGGCCCATCGATATCGGCCAAACGGGCCTATACGAAGCGGTCGTCCACTACACCTGCGCTCCGTCGAACGTCGGGGTGCGCATCGGCGCCGCTGCAAACGATGCCAGCACGTCCGTTTTGGTGTCCGTCGCTTTCGACCCGCCGCTTTATGCGAAGCCCAAGGAACGCGTCAAAGAGTCGCACTACTTTGTCAAGGATTTCCGCGCCCTTTCGCTGGGGACGTTGAATCTAACCCAAGGTCGCACAACGTTGCGGCTGTTTGCATCGGAGCCGCAGGGACCGGGAATCATTGACGTTCACTCAGTGGAATTGAATCGCATCGACTGA